In Flavobacterium okayamense, a single window of DNA contains:
- the hemL gene encoding glutamate-1-semialdehyde 2,1-aminomutase, producing the protein MEYKRSSALFAEASKVIPGGVNSPVRAFKGVGGTPIFVKEAKGAYLFDEDGNKYIDYINSWGPMILGHAYEPVVNAVIERAKKGTSFGTPTELETKIAELAVSMVPNIDKIRFVNSGTEACMSAIRLARGYTKRDKIIKFSGCYHGHSDSFLIAAGSGLSTFGVPNSPGVTQGTAKDTLLARFNDIDNVKSIFEANKNEIAAIIVEPVPGNMGCIPPKSGFLNELREVCIANETLLIFDEVMTGFRLAKGGVQELYGVEADLVCFGKVIGGGLPVGAFAGKEEIMDYLAPLGPVYQAGTLSGNPLAMAAGYEMLKALNADVEIYNRLEEKTAYLEKGIRNVLTKNNVLYTVNRVGSMISIHFDKNPVIDFDTAKNGDNQQFKDFFHNLLKEGIYIAPSAYETWFITDALSYEDLDKTILAIDKVTQN; encoded by the coding sequence ATGGAATACAAAAGAAGCAGTGCTCTTTTTGCTGAAGCTAGTAAAGTAATTCCTGGAGGTGTTAACTCTCCAGTTAGAGCATTTAAAGGGGTAGGAGGAACGCCAATATTTGTTAAAGAAGCCAAAGGTGCTTATTTATTTGATGAAGATGGCAATAAGTATATAGATTATATAAACTCTTGGGGACCAATGATTTTAGGTCACGCTTACGAACCTGTTGTAAATGCAGTGATTGAAAGAGCTAAAAAAGGAACTTCATTTGGTACACCAACAGAATTAGAAACTAAAATTGCAGAATTGGCAGTTTCTATGGTTCCTAATATTGATAAAATTCGTTTTGTAAATTCAGGAACAGAAGCGTGTATGAGTGCAATACGATTGGCTAGAGGTTATACAAAACGAGATAAAATAATAAAATTTTCAGGGTGTTATCATGGGCATTCTGATTCGTTCTTAATTGCTGCTGGAAGTGGTTTAAGTACATTTGGTGTGCCAAATAGTCCAGGTGTTACACAAGGTACTGCTAAAGATACTTTATTGGCTCGATTTAATGATATTGATAATGTAAAATCAATTTTCGAAGCGAATAAAAATGAAATCGCAGCGATTATTGTGGAACCTGTGCCAGGTAATATGGGCTGTATTCCTCCAAAAAGCGGTTTTTTAAACGAATTAAGAGAGGTTTGTATAGCAAATGAAACTCTGTTAATATTTGATGAAGTTATGACGGGATTTCGTCTTGCTAAAGGTGGAGTCCAAGAATTATATGGAGTAGAGGCGGATTTAGTGTGTTTTGGAAAAGTAATTGGAGGAGGACTTCCTGTAGGAGCATTTGCTGGTAAGGAAGAAATAATGGATTATTTAGCTCCCTTAGGTCCTGTATACCAAGCAGGTACTTTATCTGGAAATCCTTTGGCTATGGCTGCAGGATATGAAATGTTGAAAGCATTAAATGCTGATGTTGAAATATATAATAGATTAGAAGAAAAGACTGCTTATTTAGAAAAAGGTATTCGAAATGTTTTGACTAAAAACAATGTGTTGTATACTGTAAATAGAGTAGGTTCAATGATCTCAATTCATTTTGATAAAAATCCTGTGATTGATTTCGATACAGCTAAAAACGGAGATAATCAACAGTTTAAAGATTTCTTTCACAACTTGTTAAAGGAAGGGATTTATATTGCTCCATCAGCTTACGAAACTTGGTTTATTACTGATGCATTGAGTTATGAAGATTTAGATAAGACTATACTTGCAATTGATAAGGTGACACAAAATTAA
- the lysS gene encoding lysine--tRNA ligase, with protein MQLSEQEIIRREKLTKLRELGINPYPANLYPVNHTSKQIKENFAEGKKTTVAGRLMSVRDQGKAAFAELQDSEGRIQLYFNRDVICEGEDKTLYNTVFRKLVDLGDFLGIEGELFTTQVGAKCIRVTNFSLLSKVLRPLPLPKTDEEGHVFDAFTDPELRYRMRYVDLVVNPQVKDVFVKRTKLFNAMRTFFNEKGYMEVETPILQSIPGGASARPFITHHNSLNIPLYMRIANELYLKRLIVGGFDGVYEFSKNFRNEGMDRTHNPEFTAMEIYVAYKDYNWMMEFTENLLEYCALQVNGTTEATFGEHKVNFKAPYARVTMTDAIKQFTGFDITGKTEAELYDAAKSMGIEVDDTMGKGKLIDEIFGAKCEGNFIQPTFITDYPKEMSPLCKEHRDNPDLTERFELMVCGKEIANAYSELNDPIDQRERFEAQLALSERGDDEAMFIDQDFLRALEYGMPPTSGLGIGMDRLIMFLTNNQSIQEVLFFPQMKPEAKPLAISDDAKIIIELLKAEDNQPLAQLKEKTGLSGKKWDAAMKELGKQNLTKVIVEGDSKTVILN; from the coding sequence ATGCAACTTTCAGAACAAGAAATTATTAGAAGAGAAAAATTAACCAAGTTGAGAGAACTTGGTATTAATCCTTATCCTGCCAATTTGTATCCTGTTAACCACACATCAAAACAAATAAAGGAAAATTTCGCTGAAGGTAAAAAAACAACAGTTGCTGGACGATTAATGAGTGTTCGCGATCAAGGAAAAGCAGCTTTTGCTGAATTACAAGATAGTGAAGGAAGAATTCAATTATACTTCAACCGTGATGTAATTTGTGAAGGTGAAGATAAGACCTTGTATAATACAGTTTTTAGAAAATTAGTCGATTTAGGCGATTTTTTGGGCATAGAAGGAGAACTTTTCACAACTCAAGTTGGGGCAAAATGTATTCGTGTAACTAACTTTTCTTTATTAAGTAAAGTATTGCGTCCGCTTCCATTACCAAAAACTGATGAAGAAGGACATGTCTTTGACGCATTTACTGATCCTGAATTACGTTATAGAATGCGCTATGTAGATTTAGTTGTAAATCCGCAAGTAAAAGATGTTTTTGTAAAAAGAACTAAATTATTCAACGCTATGCGAACTTTCTTCAACGAGAAAGGTTATATGGAAGTTGAAACACCTATACTACAATCTATCCCTGGTGGCGCGTCTGCAAGACCATTTATTACACATCATAATTCATTAAATATTCCACTATACATGAGAATTGCAAATGAATTATATTTAAAACGCCTAATTGTAGGTGGTTTTGATGGTGTTTACGAGTTTTCTAAAAATTTTCGTAACGAAGGAATGGATAGAACGCATAATCCAGAATTTACAGCAATGGAAATTTATGTAGCTTACAAAGACTACAACTGGATGATGGAATTTACCGAAAACCTTTTGGAATATTGTGCTTTACAAGTAAATGGAACTACAGAGGCTACTTTTGGAGAACATAAAGTAAACTTCAAAGCTCCTTATGCTCGTGTAACGATGACGGATGCTATAAAACAATTTACTGGATTTGACATCACTGGTAAAACAGAAGCAGAATTATATGACGCTGCAAAATCAATGGGAATAGAAGTTGATGATACTATGGGTAAAGGAAAGTTAATTGATGAGATTTTTGGAGCAAAATGTGAAGGAAATTTTATCCAACCTACATTTATTACTGATTACCCAAAAGAGATGTCTCCTTTATGTAAAGAACACAGAGACAATCCAGACTTGACTGAACGTTTTGAATTAATGGTTTGTGGAAAAGAAATAGCTAATGCCTATTCTGAATTAAATGACCCAATTGACCAAAGAGAAAGATTTGAAGCTCAATTAGCACTTTCTGAAAGAGGTGATGATGAAGCTATGTTTATTGACCAAGATTTCTTGAGAGCTTTAGAGTACGGAATGCCACCAACTTCTGGGTTAGGAATTGGAATGGATAGATTAATAATGTTTTTAACGAATAATCAATCAATCCAAGAAGTTTTATTCTTCCCGCAAATGAAACCAGAAGCAAAACCATTAGCCATTAGTGATGATGCAAAAATCATTATCGAGCTTTTAAAAGCAGAAGACAATCAACCATTAGCTCAGTTAAAAGAAAAAACGGGATTAAGTGGAAAAAAATGGGATGCTGCAATGAAAGAATTAGGAAAGCAAAACCTTACTAAAGTAATAGTTGAAGGTGATTCTAAAACAGTGATTTTGAATTAA
- the lipB gene encoding lipoyl(octanoyl) transferase LipB encodes MKQNKKVYLQDLGNKDYKETWDFQENIFAKVVEQKKQKRENSNIETSNYFLFVEHPHVYTLGKSGDVSNLLLNEKQLQDKGATFYKINRGGDITYHGPGQIVGYPILDLENFFTDIHKYLRLLEETIILTLAEYGLKGTRSEGETGVWLDVGTPFARKVCAMGVRASRWVTMHGFALNVNADLGYFDNIIPCGIRGKGVTSLHVELGKEIDVEEVKQKILKHFTNLFEATLLLG; translated from the coding sequence ATGAAACAGAATAAAAAAGTTTATCTACAAGATTTAGGAAATAAAGATTATAAAGAAACTTGGGATTTTCAAGAAAATATATTTGCTAAAGTTGTTGAGCAAAAAAAGCAAAAGAGGGAAAACTCAAACATTGAAACATCAAATTATTTTTTATTTGTAGAGCATCCACATGTTTATACTTTGGGTAAAAGTGGTGATGTGTCTAATCTTTTATTAAACGAAAAACAGCTTCAAGATAAAGGGGCGACATTTTATAAGATAAATAGAGGTGGAGATATTACTTATCACGGACCAGGACAAATTGTGGGTTATCCTATTTTAGATTTAGAGAATTTTTTTACAGATATTCATAAATATCTTAGATTACTTGAGGAGACAATTATTCTAACATTAGCCGAGTATGGTCTTAAAGGAACTCGTAGTGAAGGGGAAACAGGAGTTTGGTTAGATGTAGGTACACCTTTTGCAAGAAAAGTTTGTGCTATGGGTGTGCGAGCAAGTCGCTGGGTAACTATGCATGGGTTTGCTTTAAATGTAAATGCCGATTTAGGTTATTTTGATAATATTATTCCTTGTGGAATTAGAGGTAAAGGGGTTACTTCACTTCATGTTGAATTAGGAAAAGAAATCGATGTAGAAGAAGTGAAACAAAAAATTCTAAAACACTTTACAAATCTTTTTGAAGCTACTCTTTTATTAGGTTAA
- a CDS encoding ribonuclease HII produces the protein MLIKSYSDLFLECGTDEAGRGCLAGPVTAAAIILPESFSNSTLNDSKQLSEKKRFQIRPEIEDKAVCFAFTHIYSNEIDEINILNASMKAMQESILKLSKKPEFIIVDGNRPIFRKLEIKNSLGKIFTQEEIDYLKDIPNKSIIKGDAKYLSIAAASVLAKTYRDDYMDKIHEEYPMYYWKKNKGYPTKEHREAIAKYGPSPYHRKSFKLLPEQLELNFDI, from the coding sequence ATGTTAATTAAAAGTTATAGCGACTTATTTTTAGAATGCGGTACTGACGAAGCCGGTAGAGGTTGCCTTGCAGGCCCAGTAACCGCAGCTGCTATTATCCTACCTGAATCTTTTTCTAACAGCACTTTAAATGATTCTAAGCAACTTTCAGAAAAAAAAAGATTTCAAATTCGTCCTGAAATTGAAGACAAAGCAGTTTGCTTTGCATTTACACACATATATAGTAATGAAATTGATGAAATAAATATTTTAAATGCATCCATGAAAGCCATGCAAGAAAGTATTTTAAAGCTTTCTAAGAAACCTGAATTTATAATTGTAGACGGAAATAGACCCATTTTTAGAAAATTAGAAATTAAAAATTCACTTGGAAAAATATTTACTCAAGAAGAAATTGATTATTTGAAAGACATTCCAAACAAAAGCATTATAAAAGGTGATGCAAAATACTTAAGTATCGCAGCGGCATCTGTATTAGCCAAAACATATCGTGACGATTACATGGATAAAATTCATGAAGAATATCCTATGTATTACTGGAAAAAAAACAAAGGCTACCCCACAAAAGAGCATCGTGAAGCAATTGCAAAATATGGACCAAGTCCATATCACAGAAAAAGCTTTAAACTTTTACCAGAACAACTTGAACTTAATTTTGATATTTAA
- a CDS encoding SusC/RagA family TonB-linked outer membrane protein encodes MRSKFKWIFTLLVALTMQFSFAQEKTVTGVVSDEIGPIAGANVVVKGTTRGTTTDFDGNFTISAAQGDVLVFSYVGYANAEVAITAASTYEVKMSATQLEEVVVTALGIKRKVDAVTSSNQVVKGEEITQAANPNVVQSLTGKVSGLTINTTNNGVNATTRIVLRGNRSISGNNQALVVIDNVISTAGTLQSLAPELIESTNILKGAQGAALYGEQGVNGVIIVTTKRGSKGDKLKVSLNSSVDFETISFIAQRQERYGQGWNGTHVSYENGGWGAEMDGVVRPVGLAQADGSYIMAPYSPIEDNIKEFFETGTVFQNGVSLSAGNVENGYFTLSANKQSTNFVVDGDNLVRNSFLFRAGKKFGKWTIDGNATYITQKAETTSSNLFTDLLQTATNIPIERFENSGQDGHWTSYYNNPYWLRDNVRNTNRSDQFRGIATLNYELNKNINFNYTAGITTVASNGLSYTNGFVDQLQVGGGNHTVVSSFDSSNSNSRSFYGDFMVNFDYKLTDKLRFAANIGNNMQDSYSQSTSVGGDNLTIPGLYNISNITGDPRRSNSFFRTRRMSLFANLDFALGKGDEYSEFLFLNLTARNDWDSRFKGFEKDNYFYPSVGLSFIPTKAFEGLKSDKFNYWKLALSGVRVGNASILGAYQSELAYFTASGYPFGDLNSFTPDTTPTNPELTPEFMTTLEATTSLGFFKDRLTLDASVFQTTTTDLITNQQLSAGTGLVSQLTNIGELTNKGFEIDLGFTPIKTDNWKWENRLSYYSAKTTVDKVSDQASEIPLVNFTGSGVGIFATEGEEFPLIKGIGYARDDQGRVLIDPVSGNPVRTDEYIVLGKSTPDYIINYNTSVEYKGFRLAAVMDYRTGHQFWAGTKDWLSWSGHLYESAINGRSGFIFPNSAIETSPGVYTANTSVVTGGNSYTSYLNYFSNEYRAVTENMVLDATAFKVRELSLSYSFNPELIKKTGLTSLRLGINARNPFIVLPKENRGYHDPEQSRSSGNDQGLAVTGQYPATRTFGFALNASF; translated from the coding sequence ATGAGATCAAAGTTTAAATGGATTTTTACGCTTTTAGTGGCGTTGACAATGCAGTTTTCCTTTGCGCAAGAGAAAACTGTTACGGGTGTTGTGTCTGATGAGATAGGCCCAATTGCTGGTGCTAACGTTGTTGTTAAAGGTACAACTCGTGGTACTACTACAGATTTTGATGGTAACTTTACTATTAGCGCTGCTCAAGGAGATGTTTTAGTTTTCTCTTATGTAGGGTATGCTAATGCTGAAGTTGCTATAACTGCTGCTAGCACTTATGAAGTTAAGATGTCGGCAACTCAATTAGAAGAAGTTGTGGTAACAGCTTTAGGTATTAAACGTAAAGTTGATGCGGTTACTTCATCTAATCAAGTGGTGAAAGGTGAAGAAATCACTCAAGCTGCTAACCCTAACGTTGTTCAGTCATTAACTGGTAAAGTATCTGGTTTAACTATCAATACTACTAATAATGGTGTTAATGCGACAACTCGTATTGTTTTACGTGGTAACAGATCTATTTCTGGTAACAACCAAGCTTTAGTTGTTATTGATAACGTAATTTCAACTGCTGGTACTTTACAATCGTTGGCTCCTGAGTTAATTGAGTCAACTAACATTTTAAAAGGTGCTCAAGGGGCGGCTCTTTATGGTGAGCAAGGTGTGAACGGTGTTATTATTGTTACTACTAAAAGAGGTAGTAAAGGTGATAAGTTAAAAGTATCGTTAAACTCATCTGTTGACTTTGAAACTATCAGTTTTATTGCTCAAAGACAAGAGCGTTATGGTCAAGGTTGGAATGGTACTCACGTTTCTTATGAAAACGGAGGATGGGGTGCTGAAATGGATGGTGTTGTTCGTCCAGTTGGTTTAGCGCAAGCTGATGGGTCTTATATTATGGCTCCATATTCACCAATTGAAGATAATATTAAAGAGTTTTTTGAAACTGGTACAGTTTTTCAAAATGGTGTTTCATTATCAGCAGGTAATGTTGAGAACGGGTATTTTACTTTATCAGCTAATAAACAAAGTACAAACTTTGTTGTAGATGGTGATAACTTGGTGAGAAATTCATTCTTATTTAGAGCAGGTAAAAAATTTGGTAAATGGACAATAGATGGTAATGCGACTTATATTACTCAAAAAGCCGAAACTACATCTTCAAATTTATTTACAGACTTATTACAGACAGCGACTAATATTCCAATCGAAAGATTTGAAAATTCTGGACAAGATGGTCACTGGACTTCATATTATAACAATCCTTATTGGTTAAGAGATAATGTTAGAAATACTAACAGAAGTGATCAATTTAGAGGTATTGCTACTTTAAATTATGAATTAAACAAAAATATCAATTTTAACTACACAGCTGGTATTACTACTGTGGCGTCTAACGGATTGTCATATACTAATGGTTTTGTTGATCAGTTACAAGTTGGTGGTGGTAACCATACTGTAGTTTCTTCTTTTGATTCATCTAACTCAAATAGTAGAAGTTTTTATGGTGACTTTATGGTTAACTTTGATTATAAGTTAACTGATAAATTAAGATTTGCTGCTAATATTGGAAACAATATGCAGGATAGTTACTCACAATCTACGTCTGTTGGTGGTGATAATTTAACTATTCCTGGTTTATATAATATTTCTAATATTACTGGAGATCCAAGAAGAAGTAATTCTTTCTTTAGAACAAGACGTATGTCGTTGTTCGCAAATTTAGATTTTGCATTAGGTAAAGGTGATGAGTATTCTGAGTTTTTATTCTTAAACTTAACAGCTCGTAATGACTGGGATTCAAGATTTAAAGGTTTTGAAAAAGACAATTATTTCTACCCATCAGTTGGTTTGTCATTTATTCCTACAAAAGCATTTGAAGGTTTAAAATCAGATAAATTTAACTATTGGAAATTAGCGTTAAGTGGTGTAAGAGTAGGTAATGCTTCTATTTTAGGTGCTTATCAATCAGAATTAGCTTATTTCACTGCTTCTGGTTATCCATTTGGGGATTTGAACTCATTTACGCCTGATACAACTCCTACTAATCCTGAGTTAACTCCGGAGTTTATGACTACTTTAGAAGCTACAACAAGTTTAGGTTTCTTTAAAGATAGATTAACTTTAGATGCTTCAGTTTTCCAAACTACTACTACTGATTTAATTACTAATCAGCAATTGTCTGCTGGTACTGGTTTAGTATCTCAGTTAACAAATATTGGAGAGTTAACAAATAAAGGTTTTGAAATTGATTTAGGGTTTACTCCAATCAAAACTGATAATTGGAAATGGGAAAACAGATTGTCTTACTACAGTGCAAAAACTACAGTAGATAAGGTTTCTGATCAAGCAAGTGAAATTCCATTAGTAAACTTTACAGGTTCTGGTGTTGGTATCTTTGCTACTGAAGGTGAAGAATTTCCTTTAATTAAAGGTATTGGTTATGCTAGAGATGATCAAGGAAGAGTTTTAATTGATCCGGTTTCTGGAAATCCAGTTAGAACTGATGAATATATAGTTTTAGGTAAATCTACGCCAGATTACATTATTAACTACAATACTTCAGTAGAATACAAAGGATTTAGATTAGCTGCTGTAATGGATTATAGAACTGGTCACCAATTCTGGGCTGGTACTAAAGATTGGTTATCTTGGTCAGGTCATTTATACGAGTCTGCAATTAATGGAAGAAGTGGATTTATTTTTCCTAATTCAGCAATTGAAACATCTCCAGGTGTTTACACTGCTAATACTTCTGTTGTTACAGGTGGTAATTCTTATACTTCATACTTAAACTATTTCTCTAACGAGTATAGAGCTGTTACTGAAAATATGGTATTAGATGCTACTGCATTTAAAGTAAGAGAGTTGTCATTAAGCTATTCATTTAACCCTGAGTTAATTAAGAAAACTGGTTTGACTTCTTTACGTTTAGGTATCAATGCGAGAAATCCTTTTATTGTATTACCTAAAGAAAACAGAGGTTATCATGATCCAGAGCAATCAAGATCATCAGGTAACGATCAAGGTTTAGCTGTTACTGGTCAATACCCAGCAACAAGAACTTTTGGATTCGCACTTAATGCTTCATTCTAA
- a CDS encoding SusD/RagB family nutrient-binding outer membrane lipoprotein, with translation MKKIKYLIPALALAFFSCDNYLDINENPNAATASQVTPNLTLSAVQTASYSPLVRRMNEIGNVFMNNWGPNVNSFTGGYAEEFGITMSANFYEDIWNSVYRNTGEYSNIINFNSSDYDHHKAIAKIMKSFYFQYLVDLYGDIPYFGAHQGTANPFPTYDDDQAIYRDLIVQLDEAIAMIDNAPSTTVAVGAEDVMLGGDMITWKRFANTLKLRILLREATLAETDAASATYLNDQFALLDNDFIVQDVTINPGYSNAKDSQQNPWINLMWELNLDTNGNRVLRNTYRFRRASKFIADQLNALPPDPRKNRLFATSPATTGPVVGVEQGSATASTDISAFGPGLMVEHSQDGYVMLAAESYLLQAEAVERGYIAGNAQALFDMAIQASCDMLGVSSGDAATYIASVNGQDGKGYAASTNKIQAIMYQKSIALNSINGAEIWIEYTRTGFINNIPMPLGATSPTGQKPMRLMYPTSELASNSANVPSQSANDSFTTAPFWKN, from the coding sequence ATGAAAAAAATAAAATATTTAATTCCAGCTTTAGCATTAGCATTTTTTTCTTGTGATAACTATTTAGATATCAATGAGAATCCTAATGCTGCAACGGCAAGTCAGGTAACACCTAATTTAACGCTTTCAGCTGTACAAACTGCATCTTATTCACCTCTAGTTAGAAGAATGAATGAGATTGGTAATGTATTTATGAATAACTGGGGGCCTAATGTTAATTCATTTACAGGGGGTTATGCTGAAGAGTTTGGTATCACTATGAGTGCAAATTTCTATGAAGATATTTGGAATAGTGTTTACAGAAATACAGGTGAATATTCTAATATAATCAATTTTAATTCAAGTGATTATGATCATCATAAAGCAATTGCTAAAATTATGAAGTCATTTTACTTTCAATATTTAGTTGACTTGTATGGCGATATTCCTTATTTTGGTGCTCACCAAGGTACTGCAAATCCATTTCCTACTTATGATGATGATCAAGCAATTTATAGAGATTTAATTGTACAATTAGATGAGGCGATTGCAATGATAGATAATGCTCCTTCTACTACTGTTGCAGTGGGTGCAGAGGATGTTATGTTAGGTGGAGATATGATTACTTGGAAAAGATTCGCAAACACTTTAAAATTGAGAATTTTATTAAGAGAGGCTACATTAGCTGAAACAGATGCTGCTTCTGCAACTTATTTAAATGATCAATTTGCATTGTTAGATAATGATTTTATTGTTCAAGATGTAACTATAAACCCAGGTTATTCTAACGCAAAAGATTCTCAGCAAAATCCTTGGATAAACTTAATGTGGGAATTAAATTTAGATACTAATGGTAATAGAGTATTAAGAAATACTTACCGTTTTAGAAGAGCTTCTAAATTTATTGCTGATCAGTTAAACGCATTGCCACCAGATCCAAGAAAGAACAGATTATTTGCAACATCACCTGCAACAACTGGTCCAGTAGTTGGTGTTGAGCAGGGTTCTGCAACAGCATCTACAGATATTTCTGCTTTTGGTCCAGGCTTAATGGTGGAGCATAGTCAAGACGGTTATGTAATGTTAGCAGCAGAGTCTTATTTGTTACAAGCTGAAGCTGTAGAAAGAGGTTATATTGCTGGTAATGCACAAGCTTTGTTTGACATGGCTATTCAAGCTTCTTGCGATATGTTAGGTGTGTCTTCAGGTGATGCAGCTACTTATATTGCATCAGTTAATGGACAAGATGGTAAAGGTTATGCTGCAAGTACAAATAAAATTCAAGCAATTATGTACCAAAAATCTATTGCTTTAAATAGTATTAATGGTGCTGAGATTTGGATTGAATATACTCGTACAGGTTTTATTAATAACATTCCTATGCCTTTAGGTGCAACTTCTCCTACTGGTCAAAAGCCTATGCGTTTAATGTATCCAACGTCAGAATTGGCGAGTAATTCTGCAAACGTACCTTCGCAATCTGCTAATGATTCGTTTACAACTGCGCCATTCTGGAAAAACTAA
- a CDS encoding putative porin yields MRIFFLLFFLSLNLFSQKRELDANSENNPQQFQSFQDTTKAFKGRAVDDKIKPPIDLYKIYTLTKDTTYIDTTLSIQKEYKYNLLRKDIFGLQPFANEGHTYNTLDFNFNVKSTFPKMGFTAKHFNYLEVNDIKYYQVPTPLTDLYFKTVMEQGQSLDAFLTVNTKPNLNFSIAYKGLRSIGKYINNISSSGNFRFTTSYFTKDKRYFVNAHFTGQDISNQENGGITDVSLFETSETPFDERDRLEVYFTNSTSLLKGNRFLVDHSFKLSKNNPNSLMLYHQFNHEYKFFQYTQPTLSDRFGTAFTGSVNNKTRYNHLYNKIGVGFTTQKYGDIIAYLENNTYNYFYNNVIYDNLGNVAVPNAINDRLTIFGANYNYNLNKVKLFLNVSNAITDQSISNIEAIAKYKISDDYQFEFKYQKLNTLPNLNYTLYQSDYVSYNWFNNFKNEKRNQLQAKANTKWLNLEVNYTVLDDYLFFYNIAEDIDNLQVKPFQYDQTINHLSVKAKKEFKFWKLALDNTILYQNVTQSNDVLNVPQIVTRNSLYFSEHVFKKAMFIQTGITFNYFTEYYMNDYNPLIGEFYVQNQTKIGGFPMLDFFINAKVRQTRIFLKAEHFNSAWTGYDYYSAPNYPYRDFIVRFGLVWNFFK; encoded by the coding sequence ATGAGAATTTTTTTTCTTTTGTTTTTTCTTTCTTTGAATCTTTTTTCTCAAAAGAGAGAATTAGATGCTAATAGTGAAAATAATCCTCAACAGTTTCAAAGTTTTCAAGATACAACCAAAGCTTTTAAAGGCAGAGCTGTTGATGATAAAATAAAGCCACCAATTGATCTTTATAAAATTTATACTTTAACTAAGGATACTACTTACATTGATACAACTTTAAGTATTCAAAAAGAATATAAATATAATTTACTTCGTAAAGATATTTTTGGACTTCAGCCTTTTGCAAATGAAGGTCACACCTATAATACTTTAGACTTTAATTTTAATGTTAAATCTACTTTTCCGAAAATGGGATTCACTGCTAAACATTTTAATTATCTTGAAGTTAATGATATTAAGTATTATCAAGTTCCAACACCATTAACAGATTTGTATTTTAAAACAGTTATGGAACAAGGGCAATCACTTGATGCATTTTTAACTGTAAATACAAAACCAAATTTAAATTTTTCTATAGCTTACAAAGGCTTAAGGTCTATTGGAAAATATATTAACAATATTTCAAGTTCTGGTAACTTCAGGTTTACAACAAGTTATTTTACAAAAGATAAAAGATATTTCGTTAATGCACATTTTACAGGTCAAGATATTTCAAATCAAGAGAATGGTGGTATTACAGACGTCTCTCTTTTTGAGACAAGTGAAACTCCTTTTGATGAAAGAGATCGTTTAGAGGTGTATTTTACAAATTCAACATCATTACTTAAAGGTAATCGTTTTCTTGTTGATCATAGTTTTAAGCTTAGTAAAAATAACCCTAACAGTTTAATGTTATACCATCAGTTTAACCATGAATATAAGTTTTTTCAATATACACAACCTACATTAAGTGATCGTTTTGGAACAGCATTTACTGGTAGTGTAAATAATAAAACGAGGTATAATCATTTGTATAATAAAATTGGAGTTGGATTTACGACTCAAAAGTATGGAGACATAATTGCCTATTTGGAAAACAATACTTATAATTATTTTTACAATAATGTGATTTATGATAATTTGGGTAATGTAGCGGTGCCTAATGCAATAAATGATAGATTAACAATTTTTGGTGCAAATTATAATTATAATTTGAATAAAGTTAAGCTATTTTTAAACGTTTCAAATGCTATTACTGATCAATCTATCTCAAATATTGAAGCCATTGCTAAATACAAGATAAGTGATGATTATCAGTTTGAATTCAAATATCAAAAATTAAATACATTACCTAACTTAAACTATACGCTTTATCAAAGTGATTATGTTTCTTACAATTGGTTTAATAATTTCAAGAATGAAAAACGAAATCAGTTACAAGCAAAAGCAAATACTAAATGGTTAAATCTTGAAGTTAATTATACGGTTTTAGATGATTATTTGTTTTTTTATAATATAGCAGAGGATATCGATAATTTACAGGTTAAGCCATTTCAATACGATCAAACAATTAACCATTTATCTGTGAAAGCTAAGAAAGAATTTAAATTTTGGAAATTAGCATTAGATAACACTATTTTATATCAAAATGTTACACAATCTAATGATGTATTAAATGTGCCTCAAATCGTTACTAGAAATTCGTTGTATTTTTCAGAACATGTATTCAAAAAAGCTATGTTTATACAAACGGGTATAACATTCAATTATTTTACAGAATATTACATGAATGATTACAATCCGCTAATTGGAGAGTTTTATGTTCAAAATCAGACTAAAATTGGAGGTTTCCCCATGTTAGATTTTTTTATAAATGCAAAAGTTAGACAAACCAGAATATTCTTAAAAGCGGAACATTTTAACTCAGCTTGGACAGGTTATGATTATTACTCGGCGCCAAATTATCCTTACAGAGATTTTATTGTTCGTTTTGGTCTGGTTTGGAATTTCTTTAAATAA